Genomic DNA from Archangium lipolyticum:
TGGTGATCGACCAGCCCGGCACCGGCGAGGCGCTGCGCCTGCACGGCCTGAAGGCCGTGTACGACAGCGAGCGCTGGGCCAGCAAGGTGGTCGACTGGCTGGAGACCCGCGAGGACATCGATGCCAGGCGCATCGGTCTCGAAGGCGTGTCGCTCGGCGGCTACTTCTGCCCGCGGGCGGTGGCCTTCGAGCCGCGGTTCGCGATGGGCGTGGTCTGGGGCGCCAACCACGACTGGCGTGACGTGCAGAAGAAGCGGCTGCAGAAGGAGGGCAGCTTCCCGGTGCCGCACTACTGGGAACATGTGCGTTGGGTCTGGGGCGCGAAGGACATGGATGACTTCCTGCGCATCGCCGAGAACGTGCACCTCGACGGTGTGCTCGACCGCATCCGGGTGCCCTTCCTCGTCACCCATGGCGAGAAGGACTCGCAGATCCCCCTGAAGTGGGCCGAGCGCACCTACGAGCAGCTGGTCAACAGCCCGAAGCGCGAGCTCAAGGTGTTCACCGCGCGCGAAGGCGGCGTGCAGCACAGCAGCTTCGACAACAGCGCCAACGCTGGCGCCTTCATCGCCGACTGGGTCGCCGAAACCCTGGGCGGCCGTACTGCCTGATCACCCCATCGACAAGGAAGCCCTCATGAACATCATCGGACCCGACGCACTGGTCTTCGGCGTCGACGACGTGGCCGCCTGCTGCCAGTACCTGCTGGACTACGGCCTGCGCGGCGTGGACGTGAACGCGCAGGGCGGCCGCTTCGAGGCCCTCGATGGCACGCACATCGTCATCAAGCACCACTCCGACCCCAGTCTGCCGCCCGCCATGGGCACCGCCAGCCAACTGCGCGAAACCGTCTACGGCGTGGCCGACAACGCGACCCTGGAGCTCATCGCCACGGAGCTCGGCCGCGACCGCGAGGTGCGCCGCGATGCCCATGGCCGCCTGCACACGGTGGACGACATGGGCTTCGCGCTGGCCTTCCAGGTCACCGTGCGGCGGCCGCTGACGCTGGCTGGCGAGACCGTCAACGCCCCCGGCAACCCCGCGCAACGCCCGGTGAACGTGATCGGCGTGGACCCAACCCGCGAGGCGCTGCCGCGCACGTTGTCGCACGTGGTGTATTTCGTGCCCGACTCCGCCAAGGCGGAGGCCTTCTACGTCAAGCGCCTCGGCTTCGTCTGCACGGACCGCTTCACCGGCGTGGGCCCCTTCCTGCGCCCGGCCGGCACGAACGACCACCACACGCTGTTCATGATCCAGACCCCGCCGCAGATGAAGGGCGTCGAGCACTTCACCTTCCACATGGGCGGACCGACGGAGGTGATGCTGGCCGGCACTCGCTTCGTCGAGAAGGGCTATCAGTCGTTCTGGGGACCGGGCCGGCACCGCTTCGGCTCCAACTGGTTCTGGTACTTCAACAGCCCGCTCGGCTGCCATGTGGAATACGACGCCGACATGGACCAGCACGATCAGCGATGGTCCGCACGCGAAGCGCCGATGAGCGCCGACGCCTCGCAGCTGTTCCTGTTCCAGCACCGTGCCAAATGGGCACCGGGTGGTCCGCCGCCGCCTGGCGCCCCCGGCAAGCACTGATCCATCCGGCCATGAGTCGCGGGGTCTTCCTGTGCCGGCTCGACGAGCTGCCCGACGGGCAGTCGCGCGGCTTCGATCCGCTGGGCACCGGCCGCGACACCCTGCTGGTGGTGCGCCGGGGCCGCGACCTGCACGCCTGGCGCGATGATTGTCCCCACCAGCCCGGCGCGCCCATGGCCTGGCGCAAGGACGCCTACCTCAGCCGCGACGGCAGCCGCATCGTCTGCCATGCCCACGGCGCGCGGTTCGACATCGCCACCGGCATCTGCACGCTCGGACCTTGTCTGGGGCAGGCACTGACCCGTGTGCCCCTGCTGCTGGATTCCGCTGATCACGTCTACGCCACACTCGAGGAGGAGTGACCATGGGCGAGCAAGCCCGCTTTTCAATCGGTACCTTCGCGGTCGCGGGAAGCCCGTCCTTTCCCGGCCTCGTCATCGACGAACAGGTCGTCGCGCTCGAGGCGCTCGCGCCACTCGCCGCCAGTCTCGGCCAGCCGCTCGTTGGCACCGCCTCCGTCCAGGAGCTCCTCCAGGAGTGGCCGCGCAACTTCGCGACGTTGAGCCGGGTCGCGGAGCTGATCCGCACGGGTGGGGCGCCCCGGGTGGCCTCGCTCCTGGTTCCGGTCAGCAGGCTCCAGGTCCGGGCACCGCTCCCGCAGCCCCGGCAGATCTATTGCTCCGGGGCGAACTACCGCAAGCACGTCATCGATCTCATCATCGACCAGAAGAGCCACCTCACGGAGAAGATGTCCGCCGAGGAGCGCCAGGCCTACGGCGAGAAGCTCATGGACGAGCGCGCGGCGAAGGGCAAGCCGTTCGTCTTCTTCAAGGCCTCGTCCGCGGTGGTGGGCCCCTACGACTCCGTCGTGCTGCCCCGGGACGTGAGCCAGGCCGACTGGGAGCTCGAGCTGGGCGTGGTGATCGGCCGGCCCGCCCGGCGCGTGTCCCGCGCGGAGGCGCTCGAGTACGTCGCCGGCTACGTGGTCGTGAACGACCTCACCAGCCGCGAGCTCGTCTACCGCCCGGACGTTCCGCAGATGGGCATGGATTGGATGGCCAGCAAGAGCTCGCCGACCTTCCTTCCCATGGGTCCCTACCTGGTGCCCGCCACCTTCGTGGACAACCCGCAGGACCTGCGCGTCACGCTCAAGCTCAACGGCGAGACCATGCAGGACGAGAGCACGGCCGACATGATCTTCGACGTCGCGCGCCTCATCGAGTTCATCTCGTCCCACGTCCAGCTGCTGCCGGGAGACGTGCTCTGCACCGGTTCACCCGCTGGCAATGGCACCCACTACAACCGCTTCCTGCGCCCGGGCGATGTCCTGGAGGGCTCCATCACCGGGCTCGGCACCCAGCGCAATCCCTGCATCGTGGAGGAGGACTGAGCCATGGCGACGGACCGACGGCTCGTGGTGGACCTCCACTGCCACGCCCTGAGCCTCGACGTGGAGCGCCTGGTCGCGGACCGGCCGGAGAAGAAGGCGGAGCCGCAGCTGCAACTCCGCGCCCAGGGTGAAGCGTCCACGGTGCACAACGCCACCGTCATGCTCCCGAAGGCGATGCCCAAGCTGACGGACATCGAGCTGCGCCTGCGCGACATGGACGCCATGGGCGTGGACATCCAGGTGGTCAGCCCTTCACCCAACCAGTACTACTACTGGGCGGACGAGGAGCTCGCCCGCGAGGTCGTGCGGGTCCAGAACGAGCACATCGCCGCCCTGGCGGGTGGCCATCCTCGCCGCGTCGTCCACGACCCCGATGTCCTGCGGCGCCTCATCGAGGTCGTCGGAGCCTCGCAGGTGGTGATCGGTACCGACTATCCCTTCGACATGGGCGCATACGACGTCCAGGCATTGGTGGACGCCGTGCCGGGTCTGAGCGACGCGGAACGCGCGCGGATCCTGGGCCTCAACGCGGCCGAGCTGCTGGGCCTGAACGCGGTCGAAACGCAACGAACCTGAAGAACCAAGGAGACATTCAAGATGGCCCGTGTACGCAAGGTGTTGATCGTCGGTGGTGGGATCGGCGGACTCTCGTTGGCCTCCGGCCTGCGCAACCGTGGCATCGAGGTCGACCTCGTCGAGGTCAAGAAGGAGTGGACCGTCTACGGCGTTGGCATCATCCAACAATGCAACGTCATCCGGGCCATGGCGCAGCTGGGGCTGGCCGACCGCTTCCTCGGCGCGGGGTTCGCCTACGAGAACGTCGGGTTCTACTCGGCGGAGGGGGCGCTTCAGCGGATGCTGCCCGGGGTGCGCGCGGCGGGGCCGCAGTACCCGGCCAACCTGGGCATCTCCCGGCTCGCCCTCCATCGCGTGCTCAGCTCCACGGCGGAGGAGCGGGGGACCTCCATCCGTCTGGGCCTCACGGTCGAGCACCTGGAGCAGGACCCCGACGGCGTGTCGGTCACGTTCACCGACGGCTCGCGGGGCCGGTATGACCTCGTCGTGGGGGCCGACGGGCTCTTCTCCAAGGTCCGGTCCATGGTCTTCGGGAAGGAGCTGAAGCCGCGCTTCACGGGACAGGCGGTCTTCCGTCACAACTTCAAGCGCCCGCCCGAGATCGACCATCTGGCCGCCTTCTACGGGCGTCATCACAACGCCGGGCTCTGCCCCCTGTCGCAGGAGCTGATGTACCTGTTCGTGACCTCCTCGGAGCCTGGGAACCCGTGGATGCCGGAGGACCAGCTCGCGGAGCTCATGAGGGACCGCCTGAAGGAGTTCGGCGGGATCATCGGCCGGCTGCGGGAACAGATCGCCGACCCGAAGCAGGTCGTCTACAAGCCCATGGAGGTGATCTTCGTCCCCGAGCCCTGGTACCGGGGGAGGGTGGTGCTGATCGGCGATGCCGTCCATGCGACGACGCCGCACCTGGGGCAGGGGGCGGGCATGGCCATCGAGGACGCCGTGGTGCTCGCGGAGCTGCTCGCGGAGGACGCACCGGTGGAGGCGCTCCTGTCCCGCTTCATGCAGCGGCGTTACGAGCGCTGCAAGTTCATCGTCGAGAGCTCGATCCAGATCGGTGACTGGGAGATGCAGGGCGCGTCCCACGCCGACCGGACGGGCATCGTGAAGAAGATGATGGAAGTCACGGCCCAGCCCATTTAAACGAAGAGCGGTATGGATGGTGTCAAAGCCGAGCTGGAAGCTTCCGATGGTCTCCCCACGCCGCGCCGGTATTGGGCGATCGCCGCCATCGTGCTCGCGATCTCCATGGCCGTCCTGGATGGGGCGATCGCCAACGTGGCGCTGCCCTCCATCGCACGGGACCTGAACGCCTCGCCCGCCGCGTCGATCTGGATCGTCAACGCCTACCAGCTCGCCATCGTCGTCTCGCTGCTCCCGTTCGCCTCGCTGGGAGACATCGTGGGCTACCGCCGCGTCTTCCAGGCCGGCCTCCTGGTGTTCACGGGGGCCTCGCTGGCCTGCGCGCTGTCGGGCTCCCTCGTGGGACTGACGCTCGCACGCGTCCTCCAGGGCTTCGGCGCGGCCGCGCTCATGAGTGTCAATGCCGCCCTCGTCCGCTTCACCTACCCGAATCGGCTCCTGGGACGGGCCATTGGCATCAACGCCATGGTGGTCGCGACCTGCTCCGCGCTCGGCCCGACGATCGCCTCGGCCATCCTGTCGCTCTCGTCGTGGCCCTGGCTCTTCGCCATCAACCTGCCCGTGGGGACCGCCGCGCTGCTCATCGCGCGCCAGGCGCTACCGCACACCCGGCGCTCGGGGCTCCCGTTCGATTGGACG
This window encodes:
- a CDS encoding alpha/beta hydrolase family protein, producing the protein MFRYFPKNYVWNLSVDLAIEMGARIGEIEEMCAPLLAASEQPDAEGTRAFMRTWVAMGDKLCALAEDDERAGRLISAGDKLQRASMYYLTAERMQAHGNPERKALYARVLETFKKGTALSHANCERVEIPYEGTHLAGLYTRAEGVSGRQPLLVQVNGLDSTKEMKYFVGLPRWLAQRGVASLVIDQPGTGEALRLHGLKAVYDSERWASKVVDWLETREDIDARRIGLEGVSLGGYFCPRAVAFEPRFAMGVVWGANHDWRDVQKKRLQKEGSFPVPHYWEHVRWVWGAKDMDDFLRIAENVHLDGVLDRIRVPFLVTHGEKDSQIPLKWAERTYEQLVNSPKRELKVFTAREGGVQHSSFDNSANAGAFIADWVAETLGGRTA
- a CDS encoding VOC family protein, which encodes MNIIGPDALVFGVDDVAACCQYLLDYGLRGVDVNAQGGRFEALDGTHIVIKHHSDPSLPPAMGTASQLRETVYGVADNATLELIATELGRDREVRRDAHGRLHTVDDMGFALAFQVTVRRPLTLAGETVNAPGNPAQRPVNVIGVDPTREALPRTLSHVVYFVPDSAKAEAFYVKRLGFVCTDRFTGVGPFLRPAGTNDHHTLFMIQTPPQMKGVEHFTFHMGGPTEVMLAGTRFVEKGYQSFWGPGRHRFGSNWFWYFNSPLGCHVEYDADMDQHDQRWSAREAPMSADASQLFLFQHRAKWAPGGPPPPGAPGKH
- a CDS encoding Rieske (2Fe-2S) protein, which produces MSRGVFLCRLDELPDGQSRGFDPLGTGRDTLLVVRRGRDLHAWRDDCPHQPGAPMAWRKDAYLSRDGSRIVCHAHGARFDIATGICTLGPCLGQALTRVPLLLDSADHVYATLEEE
- a CDS encoding fumarylacetoacetate hydrolase family protein yields the protein MGEQARFSIGTFAVAGSPSFPGLVIDEQVVALEALAPLAASLGQPLVGTASVQELLQEWPRNFATLSRVAELIRTGGAPRVASLLVPVSRLQVRAPLPQPRQIYCSGANYRKHVIDLIIDQKSHLTEKMSAEERQAYGEKLMDERAAKGKPFVFFKASSAVVGPYDSVVLPRDVSQADWELELGVVIGRPARRVSRAEALEYVAGYVVVNDLTSRELVYRPDVPQMGMDWMASKSSPTFLPMGPYLVPATFVDNPQDLRVTLKLNGETMQDESTADMIFDVARLIEFISSHVQLLPGDVLCTGSPAGNGTHYNRFLRPGDVLEGSITGLGTQRNPCIVEED
- a CDS encoding amidohydrolase family protein, with translation MATDRRLVVDLHCHALSLDVERLVADRPEKKAEPQLQLRAQGEASTVHNATVMLPKAMPKLTDIELRLRDMDAMGVDIQVVSPSPNQYYYWADEELAREVVRVQNEHIAALAGGHPRRVVHDPDVLRRLIEVVGASQVVIGTDYPFDMGAYDVQALVDAVPGLSDAERARILGLNAAELLGLNAVETQRT
- a CDS encoding FAD-dependent oxidoreductase — its product is MARVRKVLIVGGGIGGLSLASGLRNRGIEVDLVEVKKEWTVYGVGIIQQCNVIRAMAQLGLADRFLGAGFAYENVGFYSAEGALQRMLPGVRAAGPQYPANLGISRLALHRVLSSTAEERGTSIRLGLTVEHLEQDPDGVSVTFTDGSRGRYDLVVGADGLFSKVRSMVFGKELKPRFTGQAVFRHNFKRPPEIDHLAAFYGRHHNAGLCPLSQELMYLFVTSSEPGNPWMPEDQLAELMRDRLKEFGGIIGRLREQIADPKQVVYKPMEVIFVPEPWYRGRVVLIGDAVHATTPHLGQGAGMAIEDAVVLAELLAEDAPVEALLSRFMQRRYERCKFIVESSIQIGDWEMQGASHADRTGIVKKMMEVTAQPI